A window of Tursiops truncatus isolate mTurTru1 chromosome 8, mTurTru1.mat.Y, whole genome shotgun sequence contains these coding sequences:
- the DDI1 gene encoding protein DDI1 homolog 1, whose protein sequence is MLLTVYCVRRDLSEATFSLQVSPDFELHNFRVLCELESGIPAEEIQIVYMERLLAYDHCSLGSYGLKDGDMVVLLQKENVGPRPLGQTSSLPQSDFTGTAVPGTSSSRQHHQHQRAQSAQQSRGLDSGKKMTSAQGLDSPTLIRNMVLSNPHDLSLLEECNPALAKALLSRNLETFSQVLMEQQRERSLREQEILSLYSADPFDLEAQAKIEEEIQQQNIEENMNIAMEEVPESFGQVAMLYINCKVNGHPLKAFVDSGAQMTIMSQACAKRCNIIRLVDRRWAGIAKGVGTQRIIGRVHLAQIQIEGDFLQCSFSILEEQPMDMLLGLDMLKRHQCSIDLKKNVLVIGTTGTQTYFLPEGELPPCAKLVSETGQDESSDKEIADTIKHSVMDSGRKKH, encoded by the coding sequence ATGCTGCTCACTGTCTACTGTGTGCGGAGGGACCTCTCCGAGGCCACCTTCTCCCTCCAGGTCAGCCCTGACTTTGAGCTCCACAACTTCCGTGTCCTCTGTGAGCTTGAGTCTGGCATCCCCGCCGAGGAGATCCAGATTGTCTACATGGAGCGACTCCTTGCCTACGACCACTGTTCGTTGGGCTCCTATGGCCTCAAAGACGGCGACATGGTCGTTTTACTCCAGAAGGAGAACGTGGGGCCCCGGCCTCTGGGCCAGACATCCAGCCTGCCTCAGAGCGATTTCACCGGGACAGCCGTGCCTGGGACATCCAGCTCCCGGCAGCACCACCAGCACCAGCGGGCACAGTCGGCCCAGCAGTCCCGCGGCCTGGACTCTGGAAAGAAGATGACCTCTGCTCAAGGGCTGGACAGCCCCACCCTGATCCGAAACATGGTGCTTTCCAACCCCCATGATCTGTCCCTGCTGGAGGAATGCAATCCTGCCTTGGCCAAAGCCCTGCTCAGTAGAAACCTGGAGACCTTTTCTCAGGTCCTGATGGAGCAGCAAAGGGAAAGGTCCCTGAGAGAGCAAGAGATACTTAGCCTCTATTCTGCCGACCCGTTTGATTTGGAAGCTCAGGCCAAAATAGAGGAAGAGATCCAGCAGCAGAACATTGAGGAGAATATGAATATAGCGATGGAAGAGGTTCCAGAGAGTTTTGGACAAGTGGCCATGCTCTACATCAACTGCAAAGTGAATGGACATCCTTTGAAGGCTTTTGTTGACTCAGGTGCCCAAATGACCATTATGAGCCAAGCTTGTGCAAAGAGATGTAATATCATACGGCTGGTGGACCGACGATGGGCTGGGATTGCTAAAGGTGTGGGCACGCAGAGAATTATTGGCCGAGTTCACCTAGCTCAGATTCAAATCGAAGGTGATTTCTTACAATGCTCTTTCTCTATACTTGAAGAGCAGCCCATGGATATGCTTCTAGGGCTAGATATGCTCAAGAGACATCAATGTTCCATTGACCTGAAGAAAAACGTGCTGGTGATTGGCACAACTGGCACACAGACTTACTTTCTTCCTGAGGGAGAGTTACCTCCATGTGCTAAGTTGGTAAGTGAAACTGGGCAAGACGAGTCTTCAGACAAGGAAATAGCAGATACTATTAAACATTCAGTCATGGATTCAGGACGAAAAAAGCATTGA